A region of Anopheles merus strain MAF chromosome 2R, AmerM5.1, whole genome shotgun sequence DNA encodes the following proteins:
- the LOC121589473 gene encoding uncharacterized protein LOC121589473 — protein sequence MTYIVRLVVVCMLVGLIDSNPAVDSGDVVNHLEPEHGTLSKAALEDSFIRRLGGKCTQKDNSSCVMLKLVTYMNRMLKKSSINLGDSFELMKTRSDEQLLDTDAEEISVLGRATTSDDHKLSVMVADKIWRFIHSRSLRWRATRATDVVVASGESGKLNLGVSLDTRRLFEEGRGRLKQYAPILAAVVMKAVLIGALVLKGIALLVGKALLVSKLALVLASILGIKKLLHKKYVTYEVVAHPPEPHHHVDTYSSGWARALDGFVESFSNELNRRLTVDAHDMAYQQQAPAHQQKH from the exons ATGACGTACATTGTAAGGCTGGTGGTAGTGTGTATGCTGGTAGGACTTATCGATTCTAATCCGGCCGTTGATAGTGGCGATGTGGTCAACCATTTG GAACCCGAACATGGTACCCTGAGCAAGGCGGCACTCGAGGACAGCTTCATCCGCCGGCTCGGAGGCAAATGCACGCAGAAGGACAATAGCTCGTGTGTGATGTTGAAGCTGGTCACCTACATGAACCGGATGCTAAAAAAGTCCAGCATTAATCTCGGTGATAGCTTTGAGCTAATGAAAACCCG GTCGGACGAACAGCTGTTGGACACGGACGCGGAGGAAATATCGGTCCTGGGCCGTGCGACCACCTCGGACGACCACAAGCTGAGCGTGATGGTGGCGGACAAAATCTGGCGCTTCATCCACAGCCGTAGCCTTCGGTGGCGAGCAACCAGGGCAACCGACGTGGTGGTAGCTTCCGGTGAGAGCGGCAAACTGAACCTGGGCGTTTCGCTGGATACGCGCCGCCTGTTCGAGGAGGGCCGCGGTCGCCTAAAGCAGTACGCGCCTATACTGGCCGCCGTCGTCATGAAGGCGGTGCTGATCGGTGCACTCGTACTGAAGGGTATTGCACTGCTCGTCGGCAAAGCGCTGCTCGTGTCCAAGCTGGCCCTGGTGCTTGCGAGCATACTCGGCATCAAGAAGCTGCTGCACAAGAAGTACGTCACCTACGAGGTGGTGGCTCACCCACCCGAACCACACCACCACGTCGACACGTACAGCTCTGGCTGGGCCCGGGCACTCGATGGCTTTGTCGAGTCGTTCTCGAACGAACTGAACCGTCGGCTCACAGTGGACGCCCACGACATGGCCTACCAGCAGCAGGCCCCAGCTCACCAACAAAAGCACTAA
- the LOC121589299 gene encoding uncharacterized protein LOC121589299 — MSLKKVVSILVICVVAVQGASVPQKDTSLASRLSWDCANDVNCVAGLAKDVMQKLQSRRSIDFGVFSVQPVEHVPVDGEGRSSLDFLSSNALQVPVGPTVLNVERSADYPNYVEVSLLKKEDGARGRTRKHMRFFVPAFLVFSQIGWYALAIAGVKLLAIKAFLVAKIALIVVAMMTFKKLMEPVAVMPAPYFDHPEPFMMPYGMDFHHGFGGASNDMYSMGLGGHLGHHDGPSALHAAEGGLGAASNVNAAVVDAAASTATDKSSSSAAQPVAVAGGSERHHFGAGSKIKRQDVYAQPQAAKYFR; from the exons ATGTCACTCAAGAAGGTAGTGTCGATCCTGGTGATCTGCGTGGTCGCCGTGCAGGGTGCGAGTGTGCCGCAGAAGGACACGAGTCTGGCCAGCCGGTTGAGCTGGGACTGCGCCAACGATGTGAACTGTGTGGCCGGTCTGGCGAAGGATGTGATGCAAAAGCTGCAGTCCCGTCGCTCGATCGACTTCGGCGTGTTCAGCGTTCAGCCCGTCGAGCACGTCCCGGTGGACGGTGAGGGACGATCGTCGCTGGACTTCCTCAGCTCCAACGCGCTGCAGGTGCCGGTTGGACCGACCGTGCTCAACGTCGAGCGTTCTGCCGACTATCCGAACTACGTCGAGGTGTCGCTGCTCAAAAAGGAAGACG GAGCCCGCGGACGCACCCGCAAGCACATGCGCTTCTTTGTGCCCGCGTTCCTGGTCTTCAGCCAGATCGGCTGGTATGCGCTTGCCATCGCCGGCGTGAAGCTGCTTGCGATTAAGGCCTTTTTGGTCGCTAAAATTGCCCTAATTGTCGTAGCGATGATGACGTTCAAGAAGCTCATGGAGCCGGTCGC TGTCATGCCAGCACCGTACTTCGACCATCCGGAACCGTTCATGATGCCGTACGGTATGGACTTCCACCACGGGTTCGGCGGTGCTAGCAACGACATGTACTCGATGGGACTGGGCGGCCATCTCGGACACCACGACGGACCGTCGGCCCTGCACGCCGCCGAAGGTGGTCTCGGTGCTGCCAGCAATGTGAATGCCGCCGTCGTCGATGCAGCCGCCTCTACCGCGACCGACAAGTCGAGCAGCTCGGCGGCCCAGCCCGTGGCGGTTGCCGGCGGCAGTGAGCGTCACCATTTCGGCGCCGGAAGCAAGATTAAGCGACAAGACGTCTACGCGCAGCCCCAGGCCGCCAAGTACTTCAGATAG